The genomic segment CTCGCAGCGTGACGCCGGGCTCGAGGTCCGGAAGGCGGTTCGCGAGGGTGCCGTTCCCGCCCGGGGTCGAGAGCCCCTCGCGGAAACGCGTTCCGATCGCCGGATCGCGATCCAGGACGGCGAGGAACGCGACCAGTGCGCGCGCGGTGGCCAGGTTCATCCTGGAGAGCCCTGAGCCGTCCGAGAGCAGGACGTCCGCCGCGTCGATCCCCGACTCCGACAGGATGCGGTAGAGTTCGGCCAGCCCGGACTCCGCGCGCTTCCCTCGCGGCGCGGGGTCGAGCATCCGGAGGAGCGCTTCGGCCTCCGTGTTCAGGCTGTACGTGTTCACCATCGACACGATCTCCGCCGCGGAGGGCGACGGGTGGGCGAGCACGACGATCGCGCGGTTCCCACGGGCCTCCCTCCAGGGTTGAACCGCGCCCGGAGGCGCGAAGAAGGGCTCGACATCCTTCCGCTCCTTCCCCGCGTCCTCGGCCCGCGCGGGGAGGACGCGCACGGCCGCCTTCGTTTCGATCCCCGCGCGCCTCATGGCTCCGAGGAGGAGGAGCCCGGCCGTCGAGTCCGGGTCGGTCACCGCGACCTGCTGCCGGGCGACGCCGCCCGGGGGAACGCTTCCCGAGACCTCGAGCACGGTGGATCCGAGCTCCCGGCGCACCGCGAGCCT from the Candidatus Eisenbacteria bacterium genome contains:
- a CDS encoding D-alanyl-D-alanine carboxypeptidase gives rise to the protein VSLTATEREGRVTLALDPPESPLTVRGAASLGAPGSAPRLAVRRELGSTVLEVSGSVPPGGVARQQVAVTDPDSTAGLLLLGAMRRAGIETKAAVRVLPARAEDAGKERKDVEPFFAPPGAVQPWREARGNRAIVVLAHPSPSAAEIVSMVNTYSLNTEAEALLRMLDPAPRGKRAESGLAELYRILSESGIDAADVLLSDGSGLSRMNLATARALVAFLAVLDRDPAIGTRFREGLSTPGGNGTLANRLPDLEPGVTLRGKTGTLSNVGSLSGYVTAKEGERFVFALIGNGTRGSVAPLRAIQDDLVRELGRTRREPAVPSAPPWGIPR